One genomic window of Arthrobacter caoxuetaonis includes the following:
- a CDS encoding dipeptide ABC transporter ATP-binding protein gives MTSNALQPDTDPAPLLDIRSLAISFDTSNGTVDAVQDANLSVLPGETVAIVGESGSGKSTTALAAIGLLPGNGRVSGGQIIFDGEDITHASTRRIVELRGNSIGMVPQDPMSNLNPVWKIGFQVRETLKANGRPSSDEDVARVLSQAGLPDAASRARQYPHEFSGGMRQRALIAIGLSCSPRLLIADEPTSALDVTVQRQILDHLASLTQEMGTAVLLITHDLGLAAERAQRVVVMYKGRVVESGPALEILTNPRHPYTKRLVESAPSLASKRIDIAKERGLDAPELLAADGGAAPDAGSPDTAPGIIEVRNLTKVFKLRSGLGRHTDFTAVDDVSFSVERGTTTAVVGESGSGKSTVARMVLNLETPTRGSILFDGVDMTTLDKKKLFEFRRRVQPIFQDPYGSLDPMYNIFHTIEEPLRVHGIGDKASRGRKVRELLDQVALPSTVMRRFPNELSGGQRQRVAVARALALDPEVVICDEAVSALDVLVQAQILNLLAELQADLGLSYLFITHDLAVVRQIADNVCVMQKGKVVETGTTDDVFNSPKEEYTKALLEAIPGAGLELPPAAA, from the coding sequence ATGACTTCCAACGCCCTGCAGCCGGATACCGATCCGGCCCCGCTGCTGGACATCCGCTCGCTCGCGATTTCCTTCGATACCTCCAACGGAACGGTGGACGCCGTCCAGGACGCGAATCTCTCCGTCCTGCCGGGGGAGACGGTGGCAATCGTGGGGGAGTCGGGGTCGGGCAAGTCGACGACGGCGCTCGCGGCCATTGGCCTGCTGCCCGGCAACGGGCGCGTCAGCGGCGGCCAGATCATTTTCGACGGCGAGGACATCACCCATGCCAGCACCAGGCGCATCGTCGAGCTGCGCGGAAATTCGATCGGCATGGTTCCGCAGGACCCGATGTCCAACCTGAACCCTGTCTGGAAGATCGGTTTCCAGGTACGCGAAACCCTGAAGGCCAACGGCCGCCCTTCCTCCGACGAGGATGTGGCCCGGGTCCTGAGCCAGGCCGGCCTGCCCGACGCCGCTTCCCGCGCCAGGCAGTACCCGCACGAATTCTCGGGCGGGATGCGGCAGCGGGCACTGATCGCCATTGGCCTTTCCTGCTCGCCGCGGCTGCTGATTGCCGACGAACCGACGTCGGCGCTGGACGTTACCGTCCAGCGGCAGATCCTGGACCACCTTGCCTCCCTCACACAGGAAATGGGCACCGCCGTGCTCCTGATTACCCATGACCTCGGCCTCGCCGCGGAGCGCGCCCAGCGCGTCGTCGTGATGTACAAGGGCCGCGTGGTGGAGTCCGGTCCGGCGCTGGAGATCCTGACCAACCCCCGGCATCCGTACACCAAGCGGCTGGTGGAGTCGGCACCGTCCCTGGCCTCCAAGCGGATCGATATTGCAAAGGAACGGGGACTGGACGCGCCGGAGCTGCTTGCGGCCGACGGCGGAGCCGCCCCTGATGCCGGCAGCCCGGACACGGCACCCGGCATCATCGAAGTACGCAACCTCACCAAGGTCTTCAAACTGCGCAGCGGTCTGGGCCGGCATACCGACTTCACGGCCGTGGATGATGTGTCCTTTTCCGTGGAGCGCGGGACCACCACCGCCGTCGTGGGTGAATCAGGCTCGGGCAAGTCCACGGTTGCGCGGATGGTGCTGAACCTGGAGACCCCCACGAGGGGAAGCATCCTCTTTGACGGTGTGGACATGACGACGCTGGACAAGAAGAAGCTCTTCGAATTCCGGCGCCGGGTCCAGCCGATCTTCCAGGACCCGTACGGCTCGCTGGACCCGATGTACAACATCTTCCACACCATCGAGGAACCGCTGCGGGTCCACGGCATTGGGGACAAGGCAAGCCGTGGCAGGAAGGTGCGGGAACTGCTGGACCAGGTGGCGCTGCCCTCCACCGTGATGCGGCGCTTCCCCAACGAGCTCTCAGGCGGGCAGCGCCAGCGTGTAGCGGTGGCCCGCGCCCTGGCGCTGGACCCGGAAGTGGTCATCTGTGACGAAGCCGTTTCCGCACTGGACGTGCTTGTCCAGGCGCAGATCCTGAACCTGCTCGCCGAGCTGCAGGCCGACCTTGGCCTCAGCTACCTCTTCATTACCCACGACCTCGCAGTTGTCCGCCAGATCGCGGACAACGTCTGCGTGATGCAAAAGGGAAAGGTGGTGGAAACCGGAACAACGGATGACGTCTTCAACTCACCGAAGGAGGAGTACACCAAGGCCCTGCTGGAGGCGATCCCGGGTGCAGGACTCGAGCTGCCGCCCGCGGCTGCCTGA
- a CDS encoding ABC transporter permease, producing MSKSQRTQEHFVAPVDSAGLPETDAVQDGKAPLSMWGEAWRNLRRRPLFIISAFLILLIITVAAFPQLFTQIPADGACYLADSNAGPAPGHPLGFTLQGCDVYTRLIYGTRASLLVGVITTACVVLLGGSLGALAGYYGGWLDAVIARLGDIFFALPLILGAIIVMQLPMFRENRNILTVVVTLVVFGWPQIARITRGAVISVRNADFVVASRALGVSKFQALVKHVVPNALAPVIVTATISLGTFIVAEATLSFLGIGLPPDIMSWGNDISAAQTSLRANPAALLWPAGALSVTVLSFIMLGDAVRDALDPKARKL from the coding sequence ATGAGTAAAAGCCAACGGACCCAGGAGCACTTTGTCGCCCCGGTGGATTCCGCCGGGCTGCCGGAGACCGACGCCGTCCAGGACGGCAAGGCTCCCCTGAGCATGTGGGGGGAAGCCTGGCGGAACCTCCGCCGCCGGCCTCTTTTCATCATCTCCGCGTTCCTGATCCTGCTGATCATTACGGTGGCAGCCTTCCCCCAGCTCTTCACCCAGATCCCGGCCGACGGCGCCTGCTACCTGGCTGACTCCAACGCAGGCCCGGCCCCGGGACACCCCCTGGGCTTCACGCTCCAGGGCTGCGACGTCTACACCCGGCTGATCTACGGCACCCGGGCATCGCTGCTGGTCGGCGTCATCACCACCGCCTGCGTAGTGCTCCTCGGCGGCTCACTCGGTGCGCTCGCCGGCTACTACGGCGGCTGGCTCGATGCCGTGATCGCCCGGCTGGGGGACATCTTCTTTGCCCTGCCCCTCATCCTGGGCGCCATCATCGTGATGCAGCTGCCAATGTTCCGTGAAAACCGGAACATCCTGACAGTGGTGGTGACGCTGGTGGTCTTCGGCTGGCCGCAGATCGCCCGCATCACCCGCGGGGCAGTGATTTCCGTGCGGAACGCGGACTTCGTCGTGGCCTCCCGTGCCCTCGGTGTCTCCAAGTTCCAGGCACTGGTTAAGCATGTGGTGCCCAACGCCCTGGCGCCGGTGATCGTTACGGCGACTATCTCCCTGGGCACGTTCATCGTGGCCGAAGCAACCCTTTCCTTCCTCGGGATCGGGCTGCCGCCGGACATCATGTCCTGGGGCAATGACATTTCGGCCGCTCAGACCTCGCTGCGGGCCAACCCCGCAGCCCTGCTCTGGCCCGCCGGGGCACTGTCAGTCACCGTCCTCAGTTTCATCATGCTCGGAGATGCCGTGCGTGATGCCCTCGATCCGAAAGCCCGCAAGCTATGA